The following proteins come from a genomic window of Megalobrama amblycephala isolate DHTTF-2021 linkage group LG1, ASM1881202v1, whole genome shotgun sequence:
- the LOC125270665 gene encoding D-galactoside-specific lectin-like: MLPCSSSRDFLSFPLVHTFNMLTLKLSGILLLLILCQHGLPSAGLEAFVICEGESWTLRCSQGSIRVVDATYGRSNSKTCSEGLPPSSTSNTNCRAPVTHIVSFRCDGQTSCVVPASNSLFPDPCPGTHKYLVATYECETRSASQNHLVN; the protein is encoded by the exons ATGCTCCCATGTTCCTCCTCAAGAGATTTCCTGAGTTTCCCTTTGGTTCACACCTTCAACATGCTGACGCTAAAGCTAAGCGGGATCCTTT TGCTGCTGATCCTGTGCCAACATG GTTTACCCTCTGCAGGACTAGAAGCATTTGTGATCTGTGAAGGAGAAAGTTGGACCCTCAGATGTA GTCAGGGATCAATAAGGGTTGTTGATGCCACCTACGGACGGAGCAATAGCAAAACATGTTCTGAGGGGCTTCCACCTTCCTCGACCTCAAATACGAACTGCAGAGCACCAGTCACCCATATAGTTTCATTTCG GTGCGATGGACAAACGAGTTGTGTTGTTCCTGCATCAAACTCACTTTTCCCTGATCCTTGTCCTGGAACTCATAAATACCTGGTTGCGACTTATGAATGTGAGACACGAA GTGCATCGCAAAACCATCTTGTCAACTAA